The Xiphophorus couchianus chromosome 14, X_couchianus-1.0, whole genome shotgun sequence genome includes a region encoding these proteins:
- the LOC114157883 gene encoding zona pellucida sperm-binding protein 3-like — LVYSNKLLVFPAVLVTSKGSVIVRGQTIVIPIECHYKRKQRVYGEPIAPTWVPMTSTIGAFGLLHFSLSIMTESCTSHRSSSVYQQGEAGFLEARVEAPLHPSLTLYVDSCVATLKPDLLSRPRYKFISNHGCMMDSLLPDSSSRFLPWDQANRLCFSFKMFNFNQTSPEQMFISCHLRATLKQKSPSRHNKACFFHKPPFRWRSIEGDSALCECCNTDCSGLAGVKNHGHPETGY, encoded by the exons CTTGTCTACTCCAACAAGCTGTTGGTGTTTCCTGCTGTGCTTGTGACCTCTAAAGGAAGTGTGATAGTTCGAGGGCAAACCATTGTCATACCCATAGAGTGCCATTATAAAAG gaagcagagagtCTATGGAGAACCAATAGCACCAACCTGGGTTCCAATGACTTCTACCATTGGTGCTTTTGGCCTTCTACATTTCTCCCTTTCCATAATGACAG AAAGCTGCACCTCTCATCGCAGTTCCTCAGTTTACCAGCAGGGGGAAGCAGGGTTTTTGGAGGCCCGTGTAGAGGCGCCGCTGCATCCTTCCCTCACTCTTTATGTTGACTCCTGTGTTGCTACACTGAAGCCAGACCTTCTCTCACGGCCGAGATACAAGTTTATCTCCAACCATGG ATGCATGATGGACAGTTTACTGCCAGATTCTTCCTCCAGATTCCTGCCTTGGGATCAAGCTAACAGACTTTGCTTcagcttcaaaatgtttaatttcaaccAAACATCTCCAGAGCAG atGTTCATAAGCTGCCATCTTAGAGCCACTTTGAAACAAAAGTCTCCAAGCCGTCATAATAAAGCCTGTTTCTTCCACAAACCCCCATTCAG ATGGCGGTCCATAGAGGGAGACAGCGCTCTGTGTGAATGCTGCAACACTGACTGCTCAGGACTGGCTGGAGTGAAGAACCACGGCCATCCAGAGACAGGTTACTGA